A window of Neorhizobium galegae bv. orientalis str. HAMBI 540 genomic DNA:
CATCGATTCAGGCGTCACGGTCAGCGGCACCGTCATGGCTGACGGGACAATCCAGGTGATGACGAAATGAGAACTCGTTTCTTCCTCACGACGCTCGCCGTGATAGGCTCCCTGCTGGGGAGCGTGCCGGCGTCCGCCGATGGCCCCTACATCGTCTCCGCCCGCATCAAGGATATCGCATCCCTGCAGGCTGGCCGCGACAACCAGTTGATCGGCTACGGTCTCGTCGTCGGCCTCCAGGGCACGGGCGACAGCCTGCGCTCGTCTCCCTTCACCGACCAGTCCATGAAAGCGATGCTGCAGAACCTCGGCATCTCGACGCAGGGCAGCCAGTCCAATGCCAAGAACGTCGCGGCCGTCATGGTCACGGCCAACCTGCCTCCTTTCGCTAGTCCCGGCAGCCGCATCGACGTCACGACCAGCTCGCTCGGCGACGCGACCTCGCTGCGCGGCGGCACTCTGGTGATGACCTCGCTTTCCGGCGCCGACGGCCAGATCTATGCTGTGGCCCAGGGCGCACTGGTCGTATCCGGGTTTTCGGCACAGGGCCAGGCGGCGACGCTGACCGAAGGCGTAACGACTGCGGCCCGGGTGCCGAACGGCGCAATTATCGAGCGCGAGCTGCCGTCCAAGTTCAAGGATTCGGTGAACCTCGTCCTGCAGCTCCGCAATCCGGATTTCTCGACCGCGGTGCGCGTCTCGGACATCGTCAACAGTTTCGCGGCACGCCGCTACGGTGGTCCGATCGCCGAGCCCCGCGATAGCCAGGAAGTGGTGATCGAGAAGCCGAAGAGCGCTGATCTGACGCGGCTGATGGCCGAGATCGAGAATCTCGTGGTTGAAACCGACACGCCGGCCAAGGTTGTCGTCAACGAACGGACCGGCACGATCGTCATCGGTGCGGATGTGAAGATCTCGCGTGTCGCGGTCAGCTACGGCACGCTCACGGTGCAGGTCACCGAGACCCCGCAGGTGATCCAGCCTGAACCGTTCTCGCGCGGCGAGACGGCGGTTCAGCCCCAGACGGACATCATGGCGATGAAGAACGGCGGCCAGGTCGCGCTCCTCAACGGTCCGGATCTCAGGACCCTGGTCGCCGGCCTCAACAGCATCGGCGTGAAGCCGGACGGCATCATCGCTATCCTGCAAGGCATCAAGTCCGCTGGTGCCCTTCAAGCGGAGCTCGTCCTGCAATGACCGAGACCCTGTTCACCATTTCCATATCGAAGAAGCTGGCGCGTCGGGTGCTTGCCGCTGCTGCTGTCCTGACGTTGGTTTCCCAGGTCGGAGCGCAGCAGCCGGCTCCGGTCAACGAAGCGTCGACCAGCGACGAGATCCAGAAGTTCTGCACCAATATCGCCGATGCCGCGCGAGACCAGCGTTATCTCCTGCAGAAGCAGGAGCTTGAAAAGCTGCAGGCGGACGTCGACGACCGCATCAAGGCCCTCCAGGACCGGACCGCCGAATATCAGGACTGGTTGAAGCGCCGCAACGACTTCCTGGCACGCGCCCAGGCCGGCCTGGTCGACATCTTCAAGACGATGAAACCGGATGCGGCCGCGCCGCAGCTGGGAGAAATGAACATGGAGGTCGCGGCCGCGATCATCATGCAGCTTCCGGCCCGTCAATCGGCCCTTTTCCTTGCGGAAATGGATCCGCATAAGGCCGGCATGATCTCGACGATCATCTCTAGCGCTTCCGACCCGCACACGTCGAAAGCACGCGCTCCCAATGTTCCGAAAGTACCCTCATGACGAAACGCATTCCCGCAATCCTCGCTGTTCTCCTTCTGGCCGGTTGTTCCAGCCAGACGATCAAGGAAATCGGCAATGCGCCGGCGATGAGCCCGATCGGGAGCGGCCTGCAATATGCGCAGGCGCCGCAGATGTCGTCCTATCCGAAGCAGCCGCGGCAGATGGCCAGCGGCTATTCGCTGTGGAGCGACAACCAGGCCGCGCTTTTCAAGGATTCGCGTGCCCTCAATGTCGGCGACATCCTGACCGTCGACATCAAGATCAACGACAAGGCGTCGTTCGACAACGAGACGGAGCGCAACCGCAAGAATTCGACCAGCCTGACCTGGGGCGCCAACTTGAGCAATCTGTTCGGTTGGACTCCCAAGGCGGGCACGACCGGCGATCTGGGCACGGATTCGAACACGGATTCGCAGGGCAAGGGAACGACCAAGCGTGCCGAAAGCCTGAAGCTGCTCGTGGCTGCCGTCGTCACCGGTATTCTCGAAAACGGCAATCTCCTGATCAGTGGCTCACAGGAAGTGCGCGTCAACCACGAAATCCGCATTCTGAACGTTGCCGGTATCGTCCGGCCGCAGGATGTCGATTCCACCAATATGATCTCCTATGACAAGATCGCCGAAGCCCGCATCTCCTACGGTGGCCGCGGCCGCCTGACGGAAGTCCAGCAGCCGCCGGTCGGTCAGCAGGTCGTCGATATGTTCTCGCCCTTCTGACGGACCCGGGCGAAGGTCTCTTGATGTGAAGGTTTGAAGATCATGGCGGATGAAGCACAGGCGGCCGACGCTAAGAAAAAGAAGAACGGCACCATCATGGTCATTGCGGGCGTCGCGATCCTGACCGTGATCGGCGCCGGTGGCGGCTGGGTTGTCGGCGGCATGATCGCGCCGAAGGATCCGAACGCGCAGGCACATCAGGCGGAACCTGCGGCCGGCGAACACGGCGAAGCCGGCAAGAAGGAAGAGGGCCTTCCCCATATTTCCACCGAGGCCAACGGCGTCGTTCTCCTCGAGCCGATCACCACCAATCTCGCCTATCCGTCCGAGAACTGGATCCGGCTCGAAGTCGCGCTTGCATTCAAGGGGCCGCCGGAACTGACGCTTGCCGAAAATATCCACCAGGATATTCTCGCCTATATGCGGACGGTCTCGCTACAGCAGATCGAGGGTCCGCGAGGCTTCCAGTATCTCAAGGACGACATCAAGGAACGCGTCGATCTTCGCTCGCAGGGCAAGGTCGCCAAGGTGATGTTCCGCTCCTTCGTGATCGAATAGCGGTCGTCTCAACGACAAATCACAAAAAAAGCGGCCTGTAAGCGGCCGCTTTGTTCGTTTGGGTCGGATCTCTGTCCGATCGTGACTGCTCCTTCGGTTTACCGAAGGAGCATCCTTTCGTTTAGCGGACCCGCTTCAGGAAGCCGTCGGGGGCGACGGTAATCAGCAGCTTGTTCTCGACCGACTTGTCGATCTCGAATTCCGGATGGGTTTTCAGGTATTCGAAGACGGCGGTTTTCGGATTGTCGCCTGGTCCCCAGGGGCGATCGCCCGCCAGTTCCTTCGGAAGGTCCTCGACGACGGTGTCGAACACGACGCAATAGCTGCCGACGCTGGTGAGCGGGGCATAGAGCTTGAGTTCCTCGAGAACGTGCTCGTGCGTGTGGTTGCTGTCGAGGCTGATCAGGATGCGCGAGTAGCCGGCAGCGACCTTGCGGACCTGGTCCATGATCTCGGGCGCGATGCTGGAGCCCTGGATCATCTCGATCCGCGATGCCATCGGGTGGGCCTCGATCGCGTCCTTGTTGTGGGGGCGGATGTCGATGTCGATGCCGAGAACCTTGCGCTTCGGCTTGGCGGGATCGACGACTTCGCCCTTTTCCGCCGCTTCCGACAGTTCCAGCAGCGCCAGCATCGAGGCGCTGAGGATGAGGGAGCCGCCATGGGCGATGCCGGTCTCGATGATCAGGTCGGGTTTTACCGTCCAGATCAGCTCCTGCATGGCGACCATGTCCTGCGGATACTGGATGATCGGCCGGCCGAGCCAGAAATAGTTGTAGGAATATTGCGAGGCGATCGACGTGCGCATGAACTGCGCGGCGCTGTCGGTAAGTTCCTTGTTTCCAGGGACGGCAGCGACGCGGGCTTCAACTTCCTTGGTGAAATCACTCATTGTCGATCCCCACATAGGTATAGGCGTTGTGAGACAGCATTCGAATTTCCTCGAGATAATTGGAGTTCATGACGTAGATGGTCGAGCCGTGGGGAAGCTTCGCCAGGGCCTGGTCCGGCGATTGCACCATCAGGCCGGTCGCCGGCAGGAATTTGCCCTGTTTGGCGGGATTGATGTCGATGACCATGTCGACCGGCTGCCCCTGACGGGATTTCAGCAGCGAGAAGGTCACCCCTTTCGACGCGCCGCCCCAGATCGCCGAACTGTCGCCCGCTGCAATTCGATCGCCCAGTGTGCGGGTAAAGTCGGCGGGAAACGCGACGCGATCGGTTTCTTCGCGCACCGGCGGCTGCAACGAGTCCAGCTCGGCCACCACGTAAAGGTACTGCCCGCCGAAAATCCGGCCGCTTTCGATGACATTGCCGAAGATCCGGTGGAAATCGGCCAGGCGGAAATAATTGACGTGCTCGTAGAATACGTCGAACCAGGCACGGTGTTCCATGATCCAGTCGAAGCAGGGTACTTCGATATAGATACGGCCCTTGCCGCCGTTCGCCTTGCAGAGCTCGACGAGGAAATCATACGGGCTCTGGATATGCTCCAGCACATGGCGAAGGATCAGTCCGTCGCCTTGAACGTCGACGCCGGCCTCGAAATAATGCCGTTTCACGCGCGGGTTCGTGCCCTCGTAGGTGGGGTCGAAACCGGTGAGGTCGAAGCCTTTTTCGAGCAGCATTTCGAGGAAGAGGCCCTTGCCGCAGCCAACCTCCACCAGGTTCTCGCGGCCCATCGTCCGCTCGACGATGCCGGCCACCATTTCCAGATGCTGGTGAAAATGCCGGCTGACACCCTGTTCGTTATTGTAATTGCCGTCGTAGTCCATGAGCTTCGGGTCGAACGCATCGTTGTAGACGAGGCCCGTGTTCATGTCCTGCACCAGGCGGATGTCGCCCTTGGCGCAGTTCTTAGCTTCCGCCGCCGTGGGATAAACGCGGTTCTGGAAGGTCGGTAACTGCGGCTGTTCGTAAAGCAGCAGGGTATCTTTCGTTGTCATGTCATCACCTCGTTAATCCTACAACGCAGGGAGGATCCACCAGATTGTCGGGACGGGCGCCGAATCGCAGAAGATCGCGTCGACCATACTCGTCGGCCAATCGCTCGGCTATCTGCCGCACGGTGACCGGAATTCCGGAACAGATGTTGGCTGCTCCCGTTCTATCGCCAAGCCCGATATCAGCAATCTGCCTTCCTGCTTCGCGAACGTCCAGGAAGTCGCGGATCTGGTTGCCGCTGGTCAAATCCACCGGTTTGCCTGCGGCGAGCTGCGCGCGAAGGTAGGGAAACAGCCGTCGCTCGTCTTCACCTTCGCCGAAAAGATAAAAGAGTCGGCACCAGGCAAAGCTGATCCGGTGCAGCGGCAGCCATTGCGACAGAGCCATAAATACTGCGGCTTTCGCGCCGGCATAGGGGCTGATCGGGCGCAGCGGCGTGTCGGTGGCGAGCATGCCCACCGAGACGTCATATTCGAAACACGTGCCCACGCCGACGAACCGTTTGACGCCGGCGAGAGCCGCGCCCTGCGCCATCCGTAACGTGCCTTCGAGGCAGACGATATTTTCCGCCGACTGCAGATATTTGCCAGGCTCCGCATACCAGGCGACATGTGCGACCGTATCGACGCCTTCGAGGGTCTTCGCCCACCACTCGACCGGCTCGCGAAACAGGTCCGGCGTCCGCACGATGCTCTCGACAGCGGAGAGATCGCCAAGCCGGCTTTCCGCTGATCCTTCGCGTAA
This region includes:
- a CDS encoding class I SAM-dependent methyltransferase, with the translated sequence MTTKDTLLLYEQPQLPTFQNRVYPTAAEAKNCAKGDIRLVQDMNTGLVYNDAFDPKLMDYDGNYNNEQGVSRHFHQHLEMVAGIVERTMGRENLVEVGCGKGLFLEMLLEKGFDLTGFDPTYEGTNPRVKRHYFEAGVDVQGDGLILRHVLEHIQSPYDFLVELCKANGGKGRIYIEVPCFDWIMEHRAWFDVFYEHVNYFRLADFHRIFGNVIESGRIFGGQYLYVVAELDSLQPPVREETDRVAFPADFTRTLGDRIAAGDSSAIWGGASKGVTFSLLKSRQGQPVDMVIDINPAKQGKFLPATGLMVQSPDQALAKLPHGSTIYVMNSNYLEEIRMLSHNAYTYVGIDNE
- a CDS encoding NAD-dependent epimerase/dehydratase family protein, whose amino-acid sequence is MTPLVLLTGGTGFVGRQVLRALTESGVRVRVILREGSAESRLGDLSAVESIVRTPDLFREPVEWWAKTLEGVDTVAHVAWYAEPGKYLQSAENIVCLEGTLRMAQGAALAGVKRFVGVGTCFEYDVSVGMLATDTPLRPISPYAGAKAAVFMALSQWLPLHRISFAWCRLFYLFGEGEDERRLFPYLRAQLAAGKPVDLTSGNQIRDFLDVREAGRQIADIGLGDRTGAANICSGIPVTVRQIAERLADEYGRRDLLRFGARPDNLVDPPCVVGLTR
- a CDS encoding MotE family protein, translated to MTETLFTISISKKLARRVLAAAAVLTLVSQVGAQQPAPVNEASTSDEIQKFCTNIADAARDQRYLLQKQELEKLQADVDDRIKALQDRTAEYQDWLKRRNDFLARAQAGLVDIFKTMKPDAAAPQLGEMNMEVAAAIIMQLPARQSALFLAEMDPHKAGMISTIISSASDPHTSKARAPNVPKVPS
- a CDS encoding flagellar basal body P-ring protein FlgI produces the protein MRTRFFLTTLAVIGSLLGSVPASADGPYIVSARIKDIASLQAGRDNQLIGYGLVVGLQGTGDSLRSSPFTDQSMKAMLQNLGISTQGSQSNAKNVAAVMVTANLPPFASPGSRIDVTTSSLGDATSLRGGTLVMTSLSGADGQIYAVAQGALVVSGFSAQGQAATLTEGVTTAARVPNGAIIERELPSKFKDSVNLVLQLRNPDFSTAVRVSDIVNSFAARRYGGPIAEPRDSQEVVIEKPKSADLTRLMAEIENLVVETDTPAKVVVNERTGTIVIGADVKISRVAVSYGTLTVQVTETPQVIQPEPFSRGETAVQPQTDIMAMKNGGQVALLNGPDLRTLVAGLNSIGVKPDGIIAILQGIKSAGALQAELVLQ
- a CDS encoding cephalosporin hydroxylase family protein, producing MSDFTKEVEARVAAVPGNKELTDSAAQFMRTSIASQYSYNYFWLGRPIIQYPQDMVAMQELIWTVKPDLIIETGIAHGGSLILSASMLALLELSEAAEKGEVVDPAKPKRKVLGIDIDIRPHNKDAIEAHPMASRIEMIQGSSIAPEIMDQVRKVAAGYSRILISLDSNHTHEHVLEELKLYAPLTSVGSYCVVFDTVVEDLPKELAGDRPWGPGDNPKTAVFEYLKTHPEFEIDKSVENKLLITVAPDGFLKRVR
- a CDS encoding flagellar basal body-associated FliL family protein encodes the protein MADEAQAADAKKKKNGTIMVIAGVAILTVIGAGGGWVVGGMIAPKDPNAQAHQAEPAAGEHGEAGKKEEGLPHISTEANGVVLLEPITTNLAYPSENWIRLEVALAFKGPPELTLAENIHQDILAYMRTVSLQQIEGPRGFQYLKDDIKERVDLRSQGKVAKVMFRSFVIE
- the flgH gene encoding flagellar basal body L-ring protein FlgH; translation: MTKRIPAILAVLLLAGCSSQTIKEIGNAPAMSPIGSGLQYAQAPQMSSYPKQPRQMASGYSLWSDNQAALFKDSRALNVGDILTVDIKINDKASFDNETERNRKNSTSLTWGANLSNLFGWTPKAGTTGDLGTDSNTDSQGKGTTKRAESLKLLVAAVVTGILENGNLLISGSQEVRVNHEIRILNVAGIVRPQDVDSTNMISYDKIAEARISYGGRGRLTEVQQPPVGQQVVDMFSPF